A genome region from Methylorubrum populi includes the following:
- a CDS encoding DUF2948 family protein: MELLRLAALDAEDLAVISAHLQDAILRADDLAWLPGEHRFVMAARRFDWSVAPGEPPRRRLAGVHFERVLSVKAKGITPGAASDAPLGLLAVTFEETEAPSGIATLVFSGGAAIRLELECVEVRLKDLGPVWEAGGRPDHEAVRTLVENRP; this comes from the coding sequence ATGGAGCTTCTCAGGCTCGCCGCCCTCGATGCCGAGGATCTCGCCGTCATCTCCGCCCACCTGCAGGACGCGATCCTGCGGGCGGACGACCTCGCGTGGCTGCCGGGCGAACACCGCTTCGTGATGGCGGCCCGCCGCTTCGACTGGTCGGTGGCCCCGGGCGAGCCGCCCCGGCGCCGGCTCGCGGGCGTGCATTTCGAGCGGGTTCTGTCGGTCAAGGCCAAGGGCATCACGCCGGGGGCCGCCTCCGACGCGCCGCTCGGCCTCCTCGCCGTCACCTTCGAGGAGACCGAGGCTCCCTCCGGCATCGCCACCCTGGTCTTCTCCGGCGGGGCGGCGATCCGGCTCGAACTCGAATGCGTCGAGGTGCGCCTGAAGGATCTCGGCCCGGTCTGGGAGGCCGGCGGCCGCCCCGACCACGAGGCCGTGCGCACCCTCGTCGAGAACCGCCCGTGA